Proteins encoded together in one Calditerrivibrio sp. window:
- the trxA gene encoding thioredoxin: MALVFTESNFQSEVLSSNVPVLVDFWAVWCGPCKMLAPTIDALSVEFEGKAKVGKVNVDENQHLAAQYGIMSIPTVMIFKGGKVVEQFIGVQPKGVYIEALKKYL; this comes from the coding sequence ATGGCATTAGTTTTTACGGAGAGCAACTTCCAGTCAGAGGTGTTGTCGAGCAATGTTCCAGTTCTTGTCGATTTCTGGGCAGTATGGTGTGGTCCATGCAAAATGCTTGCTCCAACTATAGATGCACTAAGTGTAGAATTTGAGGGGAAGGCTAAAGTAGGTAAAGTAAACGTGGATGAAAATCAGCATCTTGCAGCCCAATATGGGATTATGAGCATCCCCACTGTAATGATTTTTAAGGGTGGCAAAGTTGTGGAACAGTTTATAGGTGTTCAACCTAAAGGTGTTTATATAGAGGCACTAAAGAAATATTTATAG
- a CDS encoding TIGR02757 family protein: MYVKLVERKKRVDVNPKSVQNVEAQTHLKNKDKLYSFLEASYNNLNKVAYISSDPIFFPKTIEGNTEYISFVSSMFAYGKVAMIKAFLKSFFDHYGLQPTGDRSMSKEMYYRFQKSIDIYNLYRFICDIYERHGSINRFFLSLSNDLETAIKLFIAQARSYGKDKNCTNGYFQLFPDPEKSGLKRLRMFLRWMIRHDEIDFGIWKGYDKKDLIYPIDTHILKFAQRNCIIPNNTNNLTNAIRITDFFKSLSPIDPLKYDFTITRLGMIYGCNFEDGDICKSCNLTNICPFC, encoded by the coding sequence TTGTATGTAAAACTTGTGGAGAGAAAAAAGAGGGTAGATGTAAACCCAAAAAGTGTCCAAAATGTGGAGGCACAAACACATTTGAAAAACAAGGATAAGCTATACAGTTTTTTAGAAGCAAGCTATAATAATCTCAATAAGGTCGCTTATATCTCAAGCGACCCTATTTTTTTCCCTAAAACTATAGAAGGCAATACCGAATATATATCCTTTGTTTCATCGATGTTTGCTTATGGTAAAGTAGCAATGATTAAAGCTTTTTTGAAAAGCTTTTTTGATCATTATGGTTTGCAACCCACTGGTGATCGATCCATGAGCAAAGAGATGTATTACAGGTTTCAAAAATCCATTGATATTTACAATTTATATAGGTTTATATGTGACATATACGAAAGACATGGATCTATAAACAGATTTTTTTTATCCCTATCTAATGATTTAGAAACAGCTATTAAACTATTTATCGCACAAGCAAGGAGTTACGGAAAAGACAAAAACTGTACAAATGGTTATTTTCAGCTTTTTCCTGATCCTGAAAAATCTGGACTAAAAAGATTGAGGATGTTTTTACGCTGGATGATACGACATGATGAAATAGATTTTGGCATCTGGAAAGGTTATGACAAAAAAGACCTAATCTACCCTATAGATACTCACATTCTGAAGTTTGCCCAAAGAAACTGTATTATCCCAAACAATACAAACAACCTAACCAACGCAATCAGAATAACAGATTTTTTCAAAAGCTTAAGCCCTATCGACCCCCTAAAATACGATTTTACTATTACTCGTTTAGGCATGATTTATGGATGTAATTTTGAGGATGGTGATATCTGTAAAAGCTGTAATTTAACTAACATTTGCCCTTTTTGTTGA